A stretch of the Conger conger chromosome 3, fConCon1.1, whole genome shotgun sequence genome encodes the following:
- the LOC133124171 gene encoding actin filament-associated protein 1-like 1 isoform X2, with amino-acid sequence MESLVTELNVLLKLLDHETLSSATEEKKTAVRNLLRQLQPSVNGTDYMYMNTSAYRNGTSFVESLFEEFDCGLRSFKDSAEEQKAPGEEEEVPQTPLPKSVEEEKGEGSFLLIGHSHSFLFADWSGGFVFPPQSPADTPPPLPTTPPPEDYYEEAVPLGPGKMPQYITTRGNSSPPNSIEDGYYEDADNNYPTTRINGQRKNSYNDSDALSSSYESYDEEDEETKAQRLTHQWPSEENSMGLAKDCRICAFLLRKKRFGQWAKQLTLIRQNRLQCYKSSRDRRPSTDVLLSLCSVSYLPKDGRRKKHELRFALPAGETLVLAVQSKEQAEGWLRVIREVSGQSSVSTGPDSSTSPVIQRRTEHPDKKQSADKHTSDSDSVAAGDSVSPSNSRETREGKVKRGGLSELTESVSRAAGRKITRIISFSKKKPPLPGDPRTPLPEDQDPRCGYLSVLVNQVWRERWCCVRRGTLFFHRDRGDLRTHTSAVALQGCEVVPGLGPKHPFAFRILRGGNEVAALEASCSEQMGRWLGVLLAETGSAVDPESLHYDYVDVDTITNIRTAARHSFLWATSSGSDSRTYDDVPYESVQAEDQGAEPVTVVKRRSSYSSGDTEKQQVSVTRHGSNANLYGRYGRTRAEEDARRGLQEKEALERERDAVRNHLLLLRKERREAKEELKSTAVGKQHRALEERISQLEERCREKETQRVELELKLSTVKENLRKCLTGGAGGVPGESRSPSKVKGRKYSGHYGDTQLPVNCASEIRKRPLSIYASTKGTVMRRTKEWESKKGT; translated from the exons ATGGAGAGCCTGGTGACGGAGCTGAATGTTCTGCTGAAGCTGCTGGACCACGAGACGCTGAGCTCGGCCACGGAGGAGAAGAAGACCGCCGTCAGGAACCTGCTGAGACAGCTACAGCCCtccg tGAATGGGACAGACTACATGTACATGAACACCTCTGCGTACAGAAATGGCACCAGTTTTGTGGAGTCCCTGTTTGAGGAGTTTG ACTGTGGTCTGCGCTCCTTCAAAGACTCGGCAGAGGAGCAGAAAGCCCcaggcgaggaggaggaggtcccACAAACGCCCCTTCCCAAATCG GTTGAggaagagaaaggggagggctCATTTCTGCTGATTGGACACTCCCACTCTTTTCTGTTTGCTGATTGGTCAGGCGGATTTGTTTTCCCCCCGCAGAGTCCAGCGgacaccccgcccccccttccgACCACGCCCCCTCCTGAGGATTACTATGAGGAGGCAGTCCCTCTCGGACCTGGAAAAATGCCCCAATACATCACCACACGCG GCAATTCCAGCCCTCCTAACTCCATTGAAGACGGGTACTATGAAGACGCAGATAACAACTACCCCACGACCCGGATCAACGGCCAGCGCAAGAACTCCT ACAACGACTCAGATGCTCTGAGCAGCTCCTACGAGTCGTACGATGAGGAAGACGAGGAGACGAAGGCCCAGCGGCTGACGCACCAGTGGCCCTCGGAGGAGAACTCCATGGGCCTGGCCAAGGACTGCCGCATCTGCGCCTTCCTCCTGAGGAAGAAGAGGTTCGGCCAGTGGGCCAAGCAGCTCACCCTCATCCGCCAGAACCGCCTGCAG TGCTACAAGAGCTCCAGAGACCGCCGGCCCTCCACGGACGTGCTGCTCAGCCTCTGCTCCGTCTCCTACCTGCCCAAAGATGGCCGCCGCAAGAAGCACGAGCTGCGCTTCGCCCTCCCGGCCGGGGAGACCCTAGTGCTCGCCGTGCAGAGCAAGGAGCAGGCCGAGGGCTGGCTCAGG gtcaTCAGGGAGGTCAGCGGTCAGAGTTCCGTCAGTACCGGGCCGgactcctccacctctcctgtTATACAGCGCAGGACTGAGCATCCGgacaag AAGCAGTCAGCTGATAAACACACCTCTGACTCAGACAGTGTCGCCGCGGGCGACAGCGTCTCCCCGAGCAACAGCCGCGAGACCCGTGAGG ggaaGGTGAAGCGGGGTGGCCTATCAGAGCTCACAGAGTCAGTGAGTCGTGCCGCGGGGCGGAAGATCACTCGCATCATCAGCTTCTCCAAAAAgaagccccccctccccggagACCCCCGCACCCCCCTCCCTGAGGACCAGGACCCTCGCTGTG GGTATCTCAGCGTCCTGGTGAACCAGGTCTGGAGGGAGCGCTGGTGCTGTGTTCGGAGGGGGACCCTGTTCTTCCACCGCGACAGGGGGGACCTCCGCACCCACACGAGCGCCGTGGCCCTGCAGGGCTGCGAGGTGGTCCCGGGGCTGGGGCCCAAGCACCCCTTCGCCTTCCGGATCCTGCGGGGGGGCAACGAGGTGGCAGCGCTGGAG gccaGCTGCTCGGAGCAGATGGGCCGCTGGCTGGGAGTGCTCCTGGCGGAGACGGGCAGTGCGGTGGATCCAGAGTCTCTGCACTACGACTATGTGGACGTGGACACCATCACCAACATCCGCACCGCCGCGCGCCACTCCTTCCT GTGGGCCACCTCATCCGGCTCAGACTCCAGGACATATGACGATGTCCCGTATgagagtgtacag GCGGAGGACCAGGGGGCGGAGCCTGTCACCGTGGTGAAGAGACGCTCCTCCTACTCCAGTGGAGACACGGAGAAGCAGCAGGTCAGCGTGACGAGGCACGGATCCA ACGCCAATCTGTACGGGCGGTACGGCCGGACGCGGGCGGAGGAGGACGCGCGCCGGGGCCTGCAGGAGAAGGAGGCGCTGGAGCGAGAGAGGGACGCCGTGCGGAACCACCTGCTTCTCCTGCGCAAGGAGCGCAGGGAGGCCAAGGAGGAGCTGAAGAGCACGGCAG tgggtaAACAGCACAGGGCTCTGGAGGAGAGGATCTCCCAGCTGGAGGAGCGCTGCAGGGAGAAGGAGACGCAGAGGgtggagctggagctgaagcTGAGCACGGTGAAGGAGAACCTGAGGAAGTGTCTcacaggaggagcaggaggagtgcCAGGAGAGAGCCGGTCCCCCAGcaag GTGAAAGGCAGGAAGTATAGTGGTCACTATGGTGACACGCAGCTGCCAGTCAACTGTGCGTCTGAAATACGTAAACGCCCCCTTTCCATCTACGCCTCCACCAAGGGGACCGTGATGCGGAGGACAAAG GAATGGGAGTCCAAGAAAGGGACCTAA
- the LOC133124171 gene encoding actin filament-associated protein 1-like 1 isoform X3, which yields MESLVTELNVLLKLLDHETLSSATEEKKTAVRNLLRQLQPSVNGTDYMYMNTSAYRNGTSFVESLFEEFDCGLRSFKDSAEEQKAPGEEEEVPQTPLPKSSPADTPPPLPTTPPPEDYYEEAVPLGPGKMPQYITTRGNSSPPNSIEDGYYEDADNNYPTTRINGQRKNSYNDSDALSSSYESYDEEDEETKAQRLTHQWPSEENSMGLAKDCRICAFLLRKKRFGQWAKQLTLIRQNRLQCYKSSRDRRPSTDVLLSLCSVSYLPKDGRRKKHELRFALPAGETLVLAVQSKEQAEGWLRVIREVSGQSSVSTGPDSSTSPVIQRRTEHPDKKQSADKHTSDSDSVAAGDSVSPSNSRETREGKVKRGGLSELTESVSRAAGRKITRIISFSKKKPPLPGDPRTPLPEDQDPRCGYLSVLVNQVWRERWCCVRRGTLFFHRDRGDLRTHTSAVALQGCEVVPGLGPKHPFAFRILRGGNEVAALEASCSEQMGRWLGVLLAETGSAVDPESLHYDYVDVDTITNIRTAARHSFLWATSSGSDSRTYDDVPYESVQAEDQGAEPVTVVKRRSSYSSGDTEKQQVSVTRHGSNANLYGRYGRTRAEEDARRGLQEKEALERERDAVRNHLLLLRKERREAKEELKSTAVGKQHRALEERISQLEERCREKETQRVELELKLSTVKENLRKCLTGGAGGVPGESRSPSKVCSQVKGRKYSGHYGDTQLPVNCASEIRKRPLSIYASTKGTVMRRTKEWESKKGT from the exons ATGGAGAGCCTGGTGACGGAGCTGAATGTTCTGCTGAAGCTGCTGGACCACGAGACGCTGAGCTCGGCCACGGAGGAGAAGAAGACCGCCGTCAGGAACCTGCTGAGACAGCTACAGCCCtccg tGAATGGGACAGACTACATGTACATGAACACCTCTGCGTACAGAAATGGCACCAGTTTTGTGGAGTCCCTGTTTGAGGAGTTTG ACTGTGGTCTGCGCTCCTTCAAAGACTCGGCAGAGGAGCAGAAAGCCCcaggcgaggaggaggaggtcccACAAACGCCCCTTCCCAAATCG AGTCCAGCGgacaccccgcccccccttccgACCACGCCCCCTCCTGAGGATTACTATGAGGAGGCAGTCCCTCTCGGACCTGGAAAAATGCCCCAATACATCACCACACGCG GCAATTCCAGCCCTCCTAACTCCATTGAAGACGGGTACTATGAAGACGCAGATAACAACTACCCCACGACCCGGATCAACGGCCAGCGCAAGAACTCCT ACAACGACTCAGATGCTCTGAGCAGCTCCTACGAGTCGTACGATGAGGAAGACGAGGAGACGAAGGCCCAGCGGCTGACGCACCAGTGGCCCTCGGAGGAGAACTCCATGGGCCTGGCCAAGGACTGCCGCATCTGCGCCTTCCTCCTGAGGAAGAAGAGGTTCGGCCAGTGGGCCAAGCAGCTCACCCTCATCCGCCAGAACCGCCTGCAG TGCTACAAGAGCTCCAGAGACCGCCGGCCCTCCACGGACGTGCTGCTCAGCCTCTGCTCCGTCTCCTACCTGCCCAAAGATGGCCGCCGCAAGAAGCACGAGCTGCGCTTCGCCCTCCCGGCCGGGGAGACCCTAGTGCTCGCCGTGCAGAGCAAGGAGCAGGCCGAGGGCTGGCTCAGG gtcaTCAGGGAGGTCAGCGGTCAGAGTTCCGTCAGTACCGGGCCGgactcctccacctctcctgtTATACAGCGCAGGACTGAGCATCCGgacaag AAGCAGTCAGCTGATAAACACACCTCTGACTCAGACAGTGTCGCCGCGGGCGACAGCGTCTCCCCGAGCAACAGCCGCGAGACCCGTGAGG ggaaGGTGAAGCGGGGTGGCCTATCAGAGCTCACAGAGTCAGTGAGTCGTGCCGCGGGGCGGAAGATCACTCGCATCATCAGCTTCTCCAAAAAgaagccccccctccccggagACCCCCGCACCCCCCTCCCTGAGGACCAGGACCCTCGCTGTG GGTATCTCAGCGTCCTGGTGAACCAGGTCTGGAGGGAGCGCTGGTGCTGTGTTCGGAGGGGGACCCTGTTCTTCCACCGCGACAGGGGGGACCTCCGCACCCACACGAGCGCCGTGGCCCTGCAGGGCTGCGAGGTGGTCCCGGGGCTGGGGCCCAAGCACCCCTTCGCCTTCCGGATCCTGCGGGGGGGCAACGAGGTGGCAGCGCTGGAG gccaGCTGCTCGGAGCAGATGGGCCGCTGGCTGGGAGTGCTCCTGGCGGAGACGGGCAGTGCGGTGGATCCAGAGTCTCTGCACTACGACTATGTGGACGTGGACACCATCACCAACATCCGCACCGCCGCGCGCCACTCCTTCCT GTGGGCCACCTCATCCGGCTCAGACTCCAGGACATATGACGATGTCCCGTATgagagtgtacag GCGGAGGACCAGGGGGCGGAGCCTGTCACCGTGGTGAAGAGACGCTCCTCCTACTCCAGTGGAGACACGGAGAAGCAGCAGGTCAGCGTGACGAGGCACGGATCCA ACGCCAATCTGTACGGGCGGTACGGCCGGACGCGGGCGGAGGAGGACGCGCGCCGGGGCCTGCAGGAGAAGGAGGCGCTGGAGCGAGAGAGGGACGCCGTGCGGAACCACCTGCTTCTCCTGCGCAAGGAGCGCAGGGAGGCCAAGGAGGAGCTGAAGAGCACGGCAG tgggtaAACAGCACAGGGCTCTGGAGGAGAGGATCTCCCAGCTGGAGGAGCGCTGCAGGGAGAAGGAGACGCAGAGGgtggagctggagctgaagcTGAGCACGGTGAAGGAGAACCTGAGGAAGTGTCTcacaggaggagcaggaggagtgcCAGGAGAGAGCCGGTCCCCCAGcaag GTGTGTTCTCAGGTGAAAGGCAGGAAGTATAGTGGTCACTATGGTGACACGCAGCTGCCAGTCAACTGTGCGTCTGAAATACGTAAACGCCCCCTTTCCATCTACGCCTCCACCAAGGGGACCGTGATGCGGAGGACAAAG GAATGGGAGTCCAAGAAAGGGACCTAA
- the LOC133124171 gene encoding actin filament-associated protein 1-like 1 isoform X1 codes for MESLVTELNVLLKLLDHETLSSATEEKKTAVRNLLRQLQPSVNGTDYMYMNTSAYRNGTSFVESLFEEFDCGLRSFKDSAEEQKAPGEEEEVPQTPLPKSVEEEKGEGSFLLIGHSHSFLFADWSGGFVFPPQSPADTPPPLPTTPPPEDYYEEAVPLGPGKMPQYITTRGNSSPPNSIEDGYYEDADNNYPTTRINGQRKNSYNDSDALSSSYESYDEEDEETKAQRLTHQWPSEENSMGLAKDCRICAFLLRKKRFGQWAKQLTLIRQNRLQCYKSSRDRRPSTDVLLSLCSVSYLPKDGRRKKHELRFALPAGETLVLAVQSKEQAEGWLRVIREVSGQSSVSTGPDSSTSPVIQRRTEHPDKKQSADKHTSDSDSVAAGDSVSPSNSRETREGKVKRGGLSELTESVSRAAGRKITRIISFSKKKPPLPGDPRTPLPEDQDPRCGYLSVLVNQVWRERWCCVRRGTLFFHRDRGDLRTHTSAVALQGCEVVPGLGPKHPFAFRILRGGNEVAALEASCSEQMGRWLGVLLAETGSAVDPESLHYDYVDVDTITNIRTAARHSFLWATSSGSDSRTYDDVPYESVQAEDQGAEPVTVVKRRSSYSSGDTEKQQVSVTRHGSNANLYGRYGRTRAEEDARRGLQEKEALERERDAVRNHLLLLRKERREAKEELKSTAVGKQHRALEERISQLEERCREKETQRVELELKLSTVKENLRKCLTGGAGGVPGESRSPSKVCSQVKGRKYSGHYGDTQLPVNCASEIRKRPLSIYASTKGTVMRRTKEWESKKGT; via the exons ATGGAGAGCCTGGTGACGGAGCTGAATGTTCTGCTGAAGCTGCTGGACCACGAGACGCTGAGCTCGGCCACGGAGGAGAAGAAGACCGCCGTCAGGAACCTGCTGAGACAGCTACAGCCCtccg tGAATGGGACAGACTACATGTACATGAACACCTCTGCGTACAGAAATGGCACCAGTTTTGTGGAGTCCCTGTTTGAGGAGTTTG ACTGTGGTCTGCGCTCCTTCAAAGACTCGGCAGAGGAGCAGAAAGCCCcaggcgaggaggaggaggtcccACAAACGCCCCTTCCCAAATCG GTTGAggaagagaaaggggagggctCATTTCTGCTGATTGGACACTCCCACTCTTTTCTGTTTGCTGATTGGTCAGGCGGATTTGTTTTCCCCCCGCAGAGTCCAGCGgacaccccgcccccccttccgACCACGCCCCCTCCTGAGGATTACTATGAGGAGGCAGTCCCTCTCGGACCTGGAAAAATGCCCCAATACATCACCACACGCG GCAATTCCAGCCCTCCTAACTCCATTGAAGACGGGTACTATGAAGACGCAGATAACAACTACCCCACGACCCGGATCAACGGCCAGCGCAAGAACTCCT ACAACGACTCAGATGCTCTGAGCAGCTCCTACGAGTCGTACGATGAGGAAGACGAGGAGACGAAGGCCCAGCGGCTGACGCACCAGTGGCCCTCGGAGGAGAACTCCATGGGCCTGGCCAAGGACTGCCGCATCTGCGCCTTCCTCCTGAGGAAGAAGAGGTTCGGCCAGTGGGCCAAGCAGCTCACCCTCATCCGCCAGAACCGCCTGCAG TGCTACAAGAGCTCCAGAGACCGCCGGCCCTCCACGGACGTGCTGCTCAGCCTCTGCTCCGTCTCCTACCTGCCCAAAGATGGCCGCCGCAAGAAGCACGAGCTGCGCTTCGCCCTCCCGGCCGGGGAGACCCTAGTGCTCGCCGTGCAGAGCAAGGAGCAGGCCGAGGGCTGGCTCAGG gtcaTCAGGGAGGTCAGCGGTCAGAGTTCCGTCAGTACCGGGCCGgactcctccacctctcctgtTATACAGCGCAGGACTGAGCATCCGgacaag AAGCAGTCAGCTGATAAACACACCTCTGACTCAGACAGTGTCGCCGCGGGCGACAGCGTCTCCCCGAGCAACAGCCGCGAGACCCGTGAGG ggaaGGTGAAGCGGGGTGGCCTATCAGAGCTCACAGAGTCAGTGAGTCGTGCCGCGGGGCGGAAGATCACTCGCATCATCAGCTTCTCCAAAAAgaagccccccctccccggagACCCCCGCACCCCCCTCCCTGAGGACCAGGACCCTCGCTGTG GGTATCTCAGCGTCCTGGTGAACCAGGTCTGGAGGGAGCGCTGGTGCTGTGTTCGGAGGGGGACCCTGTTCTTCCACCGCGACAGGGGGGACCTCCGCACCCACACGAGCGCCGTGGCCCTGCAGGGCTGCGAGGTGGTCCCGGGGCTGGGGCCCAAGCACCCCTTCGCCTTCCGGATCCTGCGGGGGGGCAACGAGGTGGCAGCGCTGGAG gccaGCTGCTCGGAGCAGATGGGCCGCTGGCTGGGAGTGCTCCTGGCGGAGACGGGCAGTGCGGTGGATCCAGAGTCTCTGCACTACGACTATGTGGACGTGGACACCATCACCAACATCCGCACCGCCGCGCGCCACTCCTTCCT GTGGGCCACCTCATCCGGCTCAGACTCCAGGACATATGACGATGTCCCGTATgagagtgtacag GCGGAGGACCAGGGGGCGGAGCCTGTCACCGTGGTGAAGAGACGCTCCTCCTACTCCAGTGGAGACACGGAGAAGCAGCAGGTCAGCGTGACGAGGCACGGATCCA ACGCCAATCTGTACGGGCGGTACGGCCGGACGCGGGCGGAGGAGGACGCGCGCCGGGGCCTGCAGGAGAAGGAGGCGCTGGAGCGAGAGAGGGACGCCGTGCGGAACCACCTGCTTCTCCTGCGCAAGGAGCGCAGGGAGGCCAAGGAGGAGCTGAAGAGCACGGCAG tgggtaAACAGCACAGGGCTCTGGAGGAGAGGATCTCCCAGCTGGAGGAGCGCTGCAGGGAGAAGGAGACGCAGAGGgtggagctggagctgaagcTGAGCACGGTGAAGGAGAACCTGAGGAAGTGTCTcacaggaggagcaggaggagtgcCAGGAGAGAGCCGGTCCCCCAGcaag GTGTGTTCTCAGGTGAAAGGCAGGAAGTATAGTGGTCACTATGGTGACACGCAGCTGCCAGTCAACTGTGCGTCTGAAATACGTAAACGCCCCCTTTCCATCTACGCCTCCACCAAGGGGACCGTGATGCGGAGGACAAAG GAATGGGAGTCCAAGAAAGGGACCTAA
- the LOC133124171 gene encoding actin filament-associated protein 1-like 1 isoform X5, which produces MESLVTELNVLLKLLDHETLSSATEEKKTAVRNLLRQLQPSVNGTDYMYMNTSAYRNGTSFVESLFEEFDCGLRSFKDSAEEQKAPGEEEEVPQTPLPKSSPADTPPPLPTTPPPEDYYEEAVPLGPGKMPQYITTRGNSSPPNSIEDGYYEDADNNYPTTRINGQRKNSYNDSDALSSSYESYDEEDEETKAQRLTHQWPSEENSMGLAKDCRICAFLLRKKRFGQWAKQLTLIRQNRLQCYKSSRDRRPSTDVLLSLCSVSYLPKDGRRKKHELRFALPAGETLVLAVQSKEQAEGWLRVIREVSGQSSVSTGPDSSTSPVIQRRTEHPDKKQSADKHTSDSDSVAAGDSVSPSNSRETREGKVKRGGLSELTESVSRAAGRKITRIISFSKKKPPLPGDPRTPLPEDQDPRCGYLSVLVNQVWRERWCCVRRGTLFFHRDRGDLRTHTSAVALQGCEVVPGLGPKHPFAFRILRGGNEVAALEASCSEQMGRWLGVLLAETGSAVDPESLHYDYVDVDTITNIRTAARHSFLWATSSGSDSRTYDDVPYESVQAEDQGAEPVTVVKRRSSYSSGDTEKQQVSVTRHGSNANLYGRYGRTRAEEDARRGLQEKEALERERDAVRNHLLLLRKERREAKEELKSTAVGKQHRALEERISQLEERCREKETQRVELELKLSTVKENLRKCLTGGAGGVPGESRSPSKVKGRKYSGHYGDTQLPVNCASEIRKRPLSIYASTKGTVMRRTKEWESKKGT; this is translated from the exons ATGGAGAGCCTGGTGACGGAGCTGAATGTTCTGCTGAAGCTGCTGGACCACGAGACGCTGAGCTCGGCCACGGAGGAGAAGAAGACCGCCGTCAGGAACCTGCTGAGACAGCTACAGCCCtccg tGAATGGGACAGACTACATGTACATGAACACCTCTGCGTACAGAAATGGCACCAGTTTTGTGGAGTCCCTGTTTGAGGAGTTTG ACTGTGGTCTGCGCTCCTTCAAAGACTCGGCAGAGGAGCAGAAAGCCCcaggcgaggaggaggaggtcccACAAACGCCCCTTCCCAAATCG AGTCCAGCGgacaccccgcccccccttccgACCACGCCCCCTCCTGAGGATTACTATGAGGAGGCAGTCCCTCTCGGACCTGGAAAAATGCCCCAATACATCACCACACGCG GCAATTCCAGCCCTCCTAACTCCATTGAAGACGGGTACTATGAAGACGCAGATAACAACTACCCCACGACCCGGATCAACGGCCAGCGCAAGAACTCCT ACAACGACTCAGATGCTCTGAGCAGCTCCTACGAGTCGTACGATGAGGAAGACGAGGAGACGAAGGCCCAGCGGCTGACGCACCAGTGGCCCTCGGAGGAGAACTCCATGGGCCTGGCCAAGGACTGCCGCATCTGCGCCTTCCTCCTGAGGAAGAAGAGGTTCGGCCAGTGGGCCAAGCAGCTCACCCTCATCCGCCAGAACCGCCTGCAG TGCTACAAGAGCTCCAGAGACCGCCGGCCCTCCACGGACGTGCTGCTCAGCCTCTGCTCCGTCTCCTACCTGCCCAAAGATGGCCGCCGCAAGAAGCACGAGCTGCGCTTCGCCCTCCCGGCCGGGGAGACCCTAGTGCTCGCCGTGCAGAGCAAGGAGCAGGCCGAGGGCTGGCTCAGG gtcaTCAGGGAGGTCAGCGGTCAGAGTTCCGTCAGTACCGGGCCGgactcctccacctctcctgtTATACAGCGCAGGACTGAGCATCCGgacaag AAGCAGTCAGCTGATAAACACACCTCTGACTCAGACAGTGTCGCCGCGGGCGACAGCGTCTCCCCGAGCAACAGCCGCGAGACCCGTGAGG ggaaGGTGAAGCGGGGTGGCCTATCAGAGCTCACAGAGTCAGTGAGTCGTGCCGCGGGGCGGAAGATCACTCGCATCATCAGCTTCTCCAAAAAgaagccccccctccccggagACCCCCGCACCCCCCTCCCTGAGGACCAGGACCCTCGCTGTG GGTATCTCAGCGTCCTGGTGAACCAGGTCTGGAGGGAGCGCTGGTGCTGTGTTCGGAGGGGGACCCTGTTCTTCCACCGCGACAGGGGGGACCTCCGCACCCACACGAGCGCCGTGGCCCTGCAGGGCTGCGAGGTGGTCCCGGGGCTGGGGCCCAAGCACCCCTTCGCCTTCCGGATCCTGCGGGGGGGCAACGAGGTGGCAGCGCTGGAG gccaGCTGCTCGGAGCAGATGGGCCGCTGGCTGGGAGTGCTCCTGGCGGAGACGGGCAGTGCGGTGGATCCAGAGTCTCTGCACTACGACTATGTGGACGTGGACACCATCACCAACATCCGCACCGCCGCGCGCCACTCCTTCCT GTGGGCCACCTCATCCGGCTCAGACTCCAGGACATATGACGATGTCCCGTATgagagtgtacag GCGGAGGACCAGGGGGCGGAGCCTGTCACCGTGGTGAAGAGACGCTCCTCCTACTCCAGTGGAGACACGGAGAAGCAGCAGGTCAGCGTGACGAGGCACGGATCCA ACGCCAATCTGTACGGGCGGTACGGCCGGACGCGGGCGGAGGAGGACGCGCGCCGGGGCCTGCAGGAGAAGGAGGCGCTGGAGCGAGAGAGGGACGCCGTGCGGAACCACCTGCTTCTCCTGCGCAAGGAGCGCAGGGAGGCCAAGGAGGAGCTGAAGAGCACGGCAG tgggtaAACAGCACAGGGCTCTGGAGGAGAGGATCTCCCAGCTGGAGGAGCGCTGCAGGGAGAAGGAGACGCAGAGGgtggagctggagctgaagcTGAGCACGGTGAAGGAGAACCTGAGGAAGTGTCTcacaggaggagcaggaggagtgcCAGGAGAGAGCCGGTCCCCCAGcaag GTGAAAGGCAGGAAGTATAGTGGTCACTATGGTGACACGCAGCTGCCAGTCAACTGTGCGTCTGAAATACGTAAACGCCCCCTTTCCATCTACGCCTCCACCAAGGGGACCGTGATGCGGAGGACAAAG GAATGGGAGTCCAAGAAAGGGACCTAA